GTCGGAGAGGTAGTCGTAGCGCTGCGACGGGTCGTCGTGCAGCCACTGCACGATGTCGTGCAGCCTGGCGGTGTCGACGATCACCGTCGTCTCACCCCACACGACCGTCACGGCCTTGATCGCGGCCCCGAACTGCTGCGTGAGCGCGGCGGCCGAGGGATTGGCCTCGCCCCCGCGATGCGGAACGTTTTTTTGCGTCGTCGGCGCGGGCGCGGACGGTCCCGCCGCGCTGCCTGCAACGACCGGTTGAAAGCTCGAGCTCACAGGCGTATCACAACCCGGAACGTGTCTGATGAACGGAGTTGCCGAACGGCTCCGACAGTTCGTCGATCACCTCCGGCGCAATGTAGAGCTGGCTCTTCGGATCAGGCTCCATCTCGTTGCGGAGCGAGGGATCGCCGGAGCGCTCGTTCATGACTTTCTTCTGCAGCATCAGGATGCCGTACAGCAGGCCCTCGGGACGCGGCGGACATCCCGGCACGTAGACGTCGACCGGAATGATGTTGTCGATGCCCTGCACCACCGCGTAATTGTCGAAGATGCCGTTGCCCGACGAGGCGCACGCGCCCATCGAGATGCACCACTTCGGCTGCGGCATCTGCTGCCAGATGCGCCGCAATACCGGCGCAAGCTTGAACGGCACACGGCCGGCGCAGATGAGCACGTCGGCTTGCCGCGGCGAGAACGCCTGCCGTTCCATGCCGAAACGGGCCAGATCGTACTTGCTCGCCGCGGACGCCATGAACTCGATCGCGCAGCACGCGGTGCCGAACGGCATCGGCCACAGCGAGTTCGAGCGGCCCCAGTTCACCAGCTTGTCGAGCGTCGTGAGCGTCCACGGGACGTCCGTGGTAATTGCGGTATTCTCGCGGTCGCGCGACGCGGATGAGTCGGTGCGTTCGCTGCGGCTCAGTCCCATTGCAACGCTCCCTTCTTCCACACGTAGATGAAGCCGACGAGCAGGATGGCGATGAACACAAGCATCTCGCTCAAGCCAAAGAGCGACATCTGTCCCTTCGGGCATATGTCGTTGACGAGCGGCGACGTACACGACAATTGCCGGTAGTACGCGCCCCACGGAATCATGAACACCGTCTCGATGTCGAACAGAATGAACAGCACGGCCACCATGTAGAACTTCACGGAGAAGCGCTCGTGCGCGTCTCCCAGGGGTGGCATGCCGGATTCGTACGGTGTGTCTTTGACGGCCGAGGGCCGGGGGCGGAGTGTGAGGTGGGAGAGCCCGAGCATCATCACCCCATTGAGGATGACGAAGCCGAGCAGGAGCAGGACTGGGAAGTACGTGTGAAGCATGTGTCTCCCAACTTCGTGAAATCTTTCACTAAGTCCAGCGTGGGAAAACTAATCAGTGCCTGAAACGCGGGTCAATGCGATGGGCGATGGGCGATGGGCGATGGGTGCTGGGCGTGATTCGTTCTCGCGGTTGAGTGTCATGCGCCGTTCGCATAGCTTCACGCGTCCAATGGCCGACGCATGGCTGCGCCGAGCCCGCCCATCGCCCACCGCCCATCGCCCAACGCATGACCATCATGTCCGACCGCTGGATCACCCGAATGGCTCGCGACCATCGTATGATCGAACCGTTCGAGGACCGGCAGGTCCGCAAAGGCGTGATCTCGTACGGCGTGAGCTCGTACGGCTACGACATGCGTGTCGCGCGCGAATTCAGGATCTTCACCAACGTCCTGAACTCGATCGTCGACCCCAAGGCGTTCGATCCGAAATCCTTCGTCGAATACGAAGGCGACGTCTGCATCGTGCCGCCTAACTCGTTCGCGCTCGCGCGATCGGTCGAATACTTCCGCATTCCGCGCAACGTGCTCACGGTGACCGTCGGCAAATCGACGTACGCGCGGTGCGGCATCATCACGAACGTCACGCCCTTCGAGCCCGAGTGGGAAGGCTTCGTGACGCTCGAGATCTCGAACACGACGCCGCTGCCGGCGAAGATCTACGCGAATGAAGGCATCGCGCAGGTGCTGTTCTTCCGCGGCGAGGAAGAGCCCGAGGTCTCGTACAAGGACAAGGGCGGCAAATATCAGAGCCAGGTCGGAGTCACGCTGCCGAAGCTCTGACGAAGCGCCCGTCAGCGCGTCAGCGCGTCAGCGCGTCAGCGTCTCAGCGTCTCGAGAGGGCGAGCCCGGCGAGCGCCTACCACTGTCCGAGCAATGCACCCTGAGCGTCGAAGAGAAACGCCTCGCGCTGCGCGAGGTACAGGCAACAGTCATTCGGGCGTTCCGGACAGACGACGACGACGTTCCATGGGCC
The DNA window shown above is from Gemmatimonadaceae bacterium and carries:
- the ndhC gene encoding NADH-quinone oxidoreductase subunit A codes for the protein MLHTYFPVLLLLGFVILNGVMMLGLSHLTLRPRPSAVKDTPYESGMPPLGDAHERFSVKFYMVAVLFILFDIETVFMIPWGAYYRQLSCTSPLVNDICPKGQMSLFGLSEMLVFIAILLVGFIYVWKKGALQWD
- a CDS encoding NADH-quinone oxidoreductase subunit B family protein, which gives rise to MGLSRSERTDSSASRDRENTAITTDVPWTLTTLDKLVNWGRSNSLWPMPFGTACCAIEFMASAASKYDLARFGMERQAFSPRQADVLICAGRVPFKLAPVLRRIWQQMPQPKWCISMGACASSGNGIFDNYAVVQGIDNIIPVDVYVPGCPPRPEGLLYGILMLQKKVMNERSGDPSLRNEMEPDPKSQLYIAPEVIDELSEPFGNSVHQTRSGL
- the dcd gene encoding dCTP deaminase, with product MTIMSDRWITRMARDHRMIEPFEDRQVRKGVISYGVSSYGYDMRVAREFRIFTNVLNSIVDPKAFDPKSFVEYEGDVCIVPPNSFALARSVEYFRIPRNVLTVTVGKSTYARCGIITNVTPFEPEWEGFVTLEISNTTPLPAKIYANEGIAQVLFFRGEEEPEVSYKDKGGKYQSQVGVTLPKL